A window of Juglans regia cultivar Chandler chromosome 7, Walnut 2.0, whole genome shotgun sequence contains these coding sequences:
- the LOC108982902 gene encoding uncharacterized protein At1g51745-like isoform X1 has product MGSSSGEAKSNGIDASVGGLVWVRRRNGSWWPGRIMGLDELSEGSLVSPRSGTPVKLLGREDASVDWYNLEKSKRVKAFRCGEYDECIEKAKASAANSNKKAVKYARREDAILHALEIESVRLGKDRLDFFQRDNLVGDLGIARESPSMSHSGEENEDMDDDASDYEDNSNSAPELSQSGLSFEEPNHNNSYKVQAVTRRRTPNDSEDDGTEGVKRMRGLEDLGMGIVSKRKTGGVLDLVQQDGASLCDSSAGNCISNGNPVNGSKSYLLSLKRKRSQVANVHEFLKRKSRRRPLTKVLESTAMVFVPVICDHLPSSSGSPLRGISDGRVSVLESNDMKKSVTVNKNSDSIGILCENGVSLKASELACDASDIVYKTKESETSSVTALVENDSSDRLFDVPFVGVLEEEKHSAGLSPIPVSFSSVRPHIAALGRQSSQSSPAEAVSLRHEGLNESGSTSSAAVHVNNISQRIEKGSSKWQLKRKRNSRNLSKNRKQVSRKLADMDDESNAYLAGIEHLEGSDQKVDCTGVGGGPTSYNCTSRPKCKSIAEGPEDGFRDWGKHLSRDSHMRVPTAELKLSPDGSLTPQRSLPFRQSRFTVRSRYQIPGFPVRNISTDASLYDVKIEVKASYRPQHVPLVSLMSKLNGKAIVGHPLTVEVLDDGCCDDLLSSMECSLEVGEMHNAVKPNSVTGRVSAKHLALRPRFSRAKSPKIKKSGLLSKKTRKLSSLTGHKQFEEERKPMIEKPKGPVMACIPLKVVFSRINEAVNGLARPTHRVLKSCIP; this is encoded by the exons ATGGGGAGTAGTTCTGGTGAGGCCAAATCCAACGGCATCGATGCGTCGGTGGGCGGGTTGGTTTGGGTCCGCCGCAGAAACGGGTCGTGGTGGCCGGGCCGTATAATGGGCCTCGACGAGTTGTCGGAGGGTTCCTTGGTTTCGCCGAGATCAGGGACTCCCGTTAAGCTTCTGGGTCGCGAGGACGCAAGCGT GGATTGGTATAATCTTGAAAAATCCAAGAGGGTAAAGGCGTTTCGGTGTGGGGAGTATGATGAATGCATTGAAAAAGCAAAGGCTTCTGCAGCTAATTCCAATAAAAAAGCTGTTAAATATGCTCGAAGGGAAGATGCGATTCTCCATGCTCTCGAGATTGAGAGTGTCCGCCTGGGCAAGGATCGATTGGACTTCTTTCAAAGGGATAATTTAGTAGGAGACCTTGGTATTGCCAGAGAGTCACCTAGTATGTCTCATTCTGGTGAAGAAAACGAGGATATGGATGATGATGCAAGTGATTATGAAGACAACTCAAATTCAGCACCTGAGTTATCTCAATCCGGTTTATCTTTTGAAGAGCCAAATCATAATAATTCATATAAGGTGCAAGCTGTCACAAGAAGAAGAACCCCAAATGATTCTGAGGATGATGGAACAGAAGGAGTTAAGCGAATGAGAGGACTTGAGGACCTGGGCATGGGTATTGTGTCAAAAAGAAAGACTGGAGGGGtgcttgatttagttcaacaaGATGGTGCTTCACTCTGTGATTCAAGTGCTGGGAATTGCATATCTAATGGAAATCCTGTCAATGGTAGCAAAAGTTATTTGTTGTCACTTAAAAGAAAGAGATCTCAAGTGGCGAATGTTCatgaatttttgaaaagaaaaagtcgCCGCCGACCATTAACGAAGGTTTTGGAGAGTACTGCCATGGTGTTTGTTCCAGTTATTTGTGATCATCTTCCCAGTTCAAGCGGTTCACCTCTTCGGGGCATATCTGATGGTAGGGTTTCGGTTTTAGAATCTaatgatatgaagaaatctGTGACAGTTAACAAGAATTCAGATAGCATTGGAATTTTGTGTGAGAATGGAGTCTCTCTAAAGGCTTCTGAACTTGCTTGTGATGCTTCCGATATCGTTTACAAGACGAAGGAGAGTGAAACTTCCAGTGTAACTGCGTTGGTGGAGAATGATTCTTCTGACAGGTTATTTGATGTACCATTTGTTGGGGTCCTTGAGGAGGAAAAACACTCTGCAG GTCTTTCGCCTATACCTGTGTCTTTTTCATCAGTAAGGCCTCACATTGCTGCACTGGGAAGGCAATCTAGTCAGAGTAGTCCAGCTGAAGCTGTATCTTTGAGACATGAGGGACTAAACGAATCTGGTTCTACCAGTTCAGCTGCTGTTCACGTTAATAATATTAGCCAGAGGATAGAGAAAGGTAGTTCAAAGTGGCAGTTAAAACGAAAGAGGAATTCAAGAAACTTaagtaaaaatagaaaacaGGTCTCCAGAAAACTTGCGGACATggatgatgaatccaatgcttaTTTGGCAGGTATAGAGCACTTGGAAGGTTCAGATCAGAAAGTTGATTGCACTGGCGTTGGTGGAGGCCCCACTTCATATAATTGTACCTCACGACCAAAGTGCAAATCAATTGCTGAAGGCCCGGAAGATGGATTCAGGGACTGGGGCAAGCATCTGTCGAGGGATTCTCATATGAGAGTGCCAACAGCTGAGTTGAAGCTATCACCTGATGGCTCTTTGACACCTCAAAGGTCACTCCCGTTTCGTCAATCCCGCTTTACGGTTCGCTCCAGATATCAGATACCAGGTTTTCCTGTCAGAAATATTTCTACTGATGCTTCATTATATGATGTTAAGATTGAGGTGAAAGCGAGCTATCGGCCACAGCATGTTCCATTGGTTTCCCTAATGAGTAAGTTGAATGGTAAAGCCATTGTTGGTCACCCTCTCACAGTTGAGGTTTTGGATGATGGCTGTTGTGATGATCTCTTGAGTAGCATGGAGTGCAGTCTGGAAGTTGGTGAAATGCATAATGCCGTGAAGCCAAATTCAGTAACTGGAAGAGTTAGTGCCAAGCACTTGGCATTGCGACCACGTTTTTCACGTGCCAAATCACCAAAGATAAAGAAATCTGGGTTATTGTCTAAAAAGACGCGGAAACTGTCTTCATTGACTGGTCACAAGCAGTTCGAAGAAGAGCGGAAACCAATGATAGAAAAGCCCAAAGGTCCTGTTATGGCGTGCATCCCTTTAAAAGTAGTATTCAGTAGAATAAATGAAGCAGTGAATGGATTGGCACGGCCAACGCACCGTGTGTTAAAATCATGCATCCCATGA
- the LOC108982899 gene encoding 60S ribosomal protein L28-2-like — protein MATVPGPLIWEMVKKNNSFLVKEFGRGTASVQFSKESNNLYNLNSYKHSGLANKKTVTIQPEGKSQSVLLATTKTKKQNKPVALFHKSLMKKEFRRMVNAVSNQVADNYYRPDLKHAALSRLSAVHRSLKVAKSGVKRRNRQAVKVTGRK, from the exons ATGGCGACAGTACCGGGGCCGTTGATATGGGAGATGGTGAAGAAGAACAACTCATTCCTCGTGAAGGAGTTCGGGAGAGGAACGGCGAGCGTGCAGTTCAGCAAGGAGAGCAACAACCTCTACAACCTTAACTCCTACAAGCACTCTG GGTTGGCAAACAAGAAAACAGTTACCATTCAGCCCGAGGGCAAAAGTCAGTCTGTGTTGCTTGCTACAACCAAGACTAAGAAACAGAACAAGCCTGTGGCTTTGTTTCACAAGTCTCTAATGAAAAAGGAGTTCCGAAGGATGGTAAATGCGGTTTCAAACCAG GTTGCAGATAACTACTACAGGCCAGATCTAAAACATGCTGCCCTTTCTAGGTTGAGTGCTGTGCACAGGAGCCTGAAAGTCGCCAAATCCGGTGTCAAGAGGAGGAATAGGCAGGCTGTGAAAGTTACTGGTCGGAAGTGA
- the LOC108982902 gene encoding uncharacterized protein At1g51745-like isoform X2 — MGSSSGEAKSNGIDASVGGLVWVRRRNGSWWPGRIMGLDELSEGSLVSPRSGTPVKLLGREDASVDWYNLEKSKRVKAFRCGEYDECIEKAKASAANSNKKAVKYARREDAILHALEIESVRLGKDRLDFFQRDNLVGDLGIARESPSMSHSGEENEDMDDDASDYEDNSNSAPELSQSGLSFEEPNHNNSYKVQAVTRRRTPNDSEDDGTEGVKRMRGLEDLGMGIVSKRKTGGVLDLVQQDGASLCDSSAGNCISNGNPVNGSKSYLLSLKRKRSQVANVHEFLKRKSRRRPLTKVLESTAMVFVPVICDHLPSSSGSPLRGISDGRVSVLESNDMKKSVTVNKNSDSIGILCENGVSLKASELACDASDIVYKTKESETSSVTALVENDSSDRLFDVPFVGVLEEEKHSAGLSPIPVSFSSVRPHIAALGRQSSQSSPAEAVSLRHEGLNESGSTSSAAVHVNNISQRIEKGIEHLEGSDQKVDCTGVGGGPTSYNCTSRPKCKSIAEGPEDGFRDWGKHLSRDSHMRVPTAELKLSPDGSLTPQRSLPFRQSRFTVRSRYQIPGFPVRNISTDASLYDVKIEVKASYRPQHVPLVSLMSKLNGKAIVGHPLTVEVLDDGCCDDLLSSMECSLEVGEMHNAVKPNSVTGRVSAKHLALRPRFSRAKSPKIKKSGLLSKKTRKLSSLTGHKQFEEERKPMIEKPKGPVMACIPLKVVFSRINEAVNGLARPTHRVLKSCIP; from the exons ATGGGGAGTAGTTCTGGTGAGGCCAAATCCAACGGCATCGATGCGTCGGTGGGCGGGTTGGTTTGGGTCCGCCGCAGAAACGGGTCGTGGTGGCCGGGCCGTATAATGGGCCTCGACGAGTTGTCGGAGGGTTCCTTGGTTTCGCCGAGATCAGGGACTCCCGTTAAGCTTCTGGGTCGCGAGGACGCAAGCGT GGATTGGTATAATCTTGAAAAATCCAAGAGGGTAAAGGCGTTTCGGTGTGGGGAGTATGATGAATGCATTGAAAAAGCAAAGGCTTCTGCAGCTAATTCCAATAAAAAAGCTGTTAAATATGCTCGAAGGGAAGATGCGATTCTCCATGCTCTCGAGATTGAGAGTGTCCGCCTGGGCAAGGATCGATTGGACTTCTTTCAAAGGGATAATTTAGTAGGAGACCTTGGTATTGCCAGAGAGTCACCTAGTATGTCTCATTCTGGTGAAGAAAACGAGGATATGGATGATGATGCAAGTGATTATGAAGACAACTCAAATTCAGCACCTGAGTTATCTCAATCCGGTTTATCTTTTGAAGAGCCAAATCATAATAATTCATATAAGGTGCAAGCTGTCACAAGAAGAAGAACCCCAAATGATTCTGAGGATGATGGAACAGAAGGAGTTAAGCGAATGAGAGGACTTGAGGACCTGGGCATGGGTATTGTGTCAAAAAGAAAGACTGGAGGGGtgcttgatttagttcaacaaGATGGTGCTTCACTCTGTGATTCAAGTGCTGGGAATTGCATATCTAATGGAAATCCTGTCAATGGTAGCAAAAGTTATTTGTTGTCACTTAAAAGAAAGAGATCTCAAGTGGCGAATGTTCatgaatttttgaaaagaaaaagtcgCCGCCGACCATTAACGAAGGTTTTGGAGAGTACTGCCATGGTGTTTGTTCCAGTTATTTGTGATCATCTTCCCAGTTCAAGCGGTTCACCTCTTCGGGGCATATCTGATGGTAGGGTTTCGGTTTTAGAATCTaatgatatgaagaaatctGTGACAGTTAACAAGAATTCAGATAGCATTGGAATTTTGTGTGAGAATGGAGTCTCTCTAAAGGCTTCTGAACTTGCTTGTGATGCTTCCGATATCGTTTACAAGACGAAGGAGAGTGAAACTTCCAGTGTAACTGCGTTGGTGGAGAATGATTCTTCTGACAGGTTATTTGATGTACCATTTGTTGGGGTCCTTGAGGAGGAAAAACACTCTGCAG GTCTTTCGCCTATACCTGTGTCTTTTTCATCAGTAAGGCCTCACATTGCTGCACTGGGAAGGCAATCTAGTCAGAGTAGTCCAGCTGAAGCTGTATCTTTGAGACATGAGGGACTAAACGAATCTGGTTCTACCAGTTCAGCTGCTGTTCACGTTAATAATATTAGCCAGAGGATAGAGAAAG GTATAGAGCACTTGGAAGGTTCAGATCAGAAAGTTGATTGCACTGGCGTTGGTGGAGGCCCCACTTCATATAATTGTACCTCACGACCAAAGTGCAAATCAATTGCTGAAGGCCCGGAAGATGGATTCAGGGACTGGGGCAAGCATCTGTCGAGGGATTCTCATATGAGAGTGCCAACAGCTGAGTTGAAGCTATCACCTGATGGCTCTTTGACACCTCAAAGGTCACTCCCGTTTCGTCAATCCCGCTTTACGGTTCGCTCCAGATATCAGATACCAGGTTTTCCTGTCAGAAATATTTCTACTGATGCTTCATTATATGATGTTAAGATTGAGGTGAAAGCGAGCTATCGGCCACAGCATGTTCCATTGGTTTCCCTAATGAGTAAGTTGAATGGTAAAGCCATTGTTGGTCACCCTCTCACAGTTGAGGTTTTGGATGATGGCTGTTGTGATGATCTCTTGAGTAGCATGGAGTGCAGTCTGGAAGTTGGTGAAATGCATAATGCCGTGAAGCCAAATTCAGTAACTGGAAGAGTTAGTGCCAAGCACTTGGCATTGCGACCACGTTTTTCACGTGCCAAATCACCAAAGATAAAGAAATCTGGGTTATTGTCTAAAAAGACGCGGAAACTGTCTTCATTGACTGGTCACAAGCAGTTCGAAGAAGAGCGGAAACCAATGATAGAAAAGCCCAAAGGTCCTGTTATGGCGTGCATCCCTTTAAAAGTAGTATTCAGTAGAATAAATGAAGCAGTGAATGGATTGGCACGGCCAACGCACCGTGTGTTAAAATCATGCATCCCATGA